A stretch of Mucilaginibacter terrae DNA encodes these proteins:
- a CDS encoding glycoside hydrolase family 73 protein, whose protein sequence is MNTITDFVLHVQGMAVSACLNTKLFPSLMLAQAILESNSGKSKLSSMHYNYFGIKAGSGWKGKKVLYDTTEYVNGKPVKAPQYFRSYNSIEDGFTDRVRFLQVNKRYTTHGVFTAKTSEEQAWAFLKAGYATDPSYPNKLIAIINKYNLKKYDS, encoded by the coding sequence ATGAACACAATTACTGATTTTGTACTACACGTACAAGGCATGGCTGTATCAGCATGTTTAAATACAAAGCTATTTCCATCCTTAATGCTTGCGCAAGCCATACTGGAAAGTAATTCAGGTAAGTCAAAACTATCATCCATGCACTACAACTATTTCGGCATAAAGGCTGGTTCCGGTTGGAAAGGCAAGAAGGTTTTATATGATACCACAGAATATGTAAACGGAAAACCTGTAAAAGCTCCTCAATATTTCCGTTCATATAACTCTATTGAAGATGGTTTTACCGACCGCGTCCGATTTTTACAGGTAAACAAACGTTACACTACCCACGGTGTATTTACAGCCAAAACGTCCGAAGAGCAAGCCTGGGCATTTTTGAAAGCAGGCTACGCAACCGACCCTTCCTATCCCAATAAACTTATCGCCATAATTAATAAATACAATCTCAAAAAATATGACTCATGA
- a CDS encoding DUF6712 family protein — protein MTSLLITAETFQQFEDISINIKPERLQVFIKKAQELDLKPFLGYPLYFQLLKYFDSDGQIKTDAPQVYKKLFNGGDYTDDHGNTIAYEGIAPTLVYFTFARFIEGNGVHYTATGPVVKQYDNAQAVSTQDQVKLVQQQRSVANAHANEVEKFLLDNHADYPLWRYNEKNKSSRQAGPRIRGIDRTSFNSPTGVPEIDNYSVYDNLF, from the coding sequence ATGACTTCCTTACTGATCACTGCTGAAACCTTTCAGCAATTTGAGGACATTTCCATCAACATAAAACCCGAGCGCTTACAGGTATTTATTAAAAAAGCACAAGAGCTCGACCTGAAGCCATTCTTAGGCTATCCGTTGTATTTCCAATTGTTAAAATACTTTGATTCCGATGGCCAGATAAAGACCGACGCGCCACAGGTATACAAAAAGCTGTTTAACGGTGGCGATTATACCGACGATCATGGTAATACAATTGCTTATGAGGGCATTGCTCCAACATTGGTTTACTTCACCTTTGCCCGCTTTATTGAAGGCAATGGCGTGCATTATACGGCAACCGGTCCGGTAGTTAAGCAGTACGACAATGCCCAGGCCGTAAGCACCCAAGACCAGGTTAAACTGGTACAACAGCAACGCAGCGTAGCTAATGCCCACGCTAATGAGGTGGAGAAATTCTTGTTAGATAACCATGCTGATTACCCGTTGTGGCGCTATAATGAAAAGAATAAAAGTTCGCGCCAGGCGGGCCCGCGTATAAGGGGGATTGACCGTACCAGTTTTAATTCACCCACTGGTGTTCCCGAAATTGACAACTATTCAGTATATGATAACCTGTTTTAA